From Streptomyces sp. SAI-135:
AATACTGTCGAAGCAGCCTGGCACAAGATCCTGACCGCTGCGGGCGAACCTCTCCGACCTGAAGAATCGCCGCTTGCCGCTCCGTTTGCCGAGTTGGTGCTGGTGGCGCATGCCGAGCCGTTGCTTCGTCAGCTCTACCCCTGGACCGGTATGTGGGAGCTGCACTTCAGCAGGTGCACGGAGATCCGCCACACCTGGGACATCCCCTACATCGGCACCCTGGGAGACGGCCGGTACTACGTCGAGGGGCCGAGCCGCACCAGCCCGCGGATCGCCGAGACAGACAGCGCGCAAGCTGCAGTAGCGATGGTCATTGATCGTCTACCACCACGCTGCGGCCCAGCCTTCATCGGCAATGCAGAGGCACTGGCCGCCTACGAGAGGGCGCGGGACGGCAAATAGAACCCTTGAACACGGGCCCTAGCACACAGGCCTCCTGCGGGCCTGCTATTTCGCTGCCATGGCCAGCGTCCGTTGCTGTCCCGTGTCCCGGCGCTACGACCAGCGCAAACGAACTGAGGGCAAGAGCCACGTCCAGGCCGTGCTGGCCCTGGCTCTCCGACGCCTCAACGTTCTTCGCGACGAAACTTCCTGCGAACCGCGTCCCCCGATCCCCCGCCACACCTACGACCGCCAATGGGAAGTCGTATAAACACTGGCGTTCGACGGGGTCGCGGCAACGGTGACCTGGGCGGTCCAGGACTCGGCTTCCCGAGGCGGATCCCAGGTCACGTCGACGCGTACTCCGTGGAAGTCGTGTGCGAGTCCTACCACCATGGCCTCCGAGGCGGCCCGTGCCTCGGCTGGGCTGGCGTTGACCGGAACGTCGGCGAGGCGCCCGCAGTGCGTCCCGCCGTCCACGGTAAGGACACTGTGGCGCCAGCCTTCCGGTGTCGCAAGCAGGACAGTGCCCTTCGGCATGCTGAAGGGAGGTTGCCGCTTCTTCCGTCTCACCATGAAGCCATCCAACCTCGTCGGCCTCCTGACGGTTCAGGCGGGCGAAGCTTCACGTGCCGGTCCGTGGCGGGGGCTTGGGGCCGACTCTGTGGTGGGCGGGACGGCTGAACGCCGCGCCAGTGGCTCTCTTGGCGTTCCCGGCCGATTATCGGGTGGGCTGCCCGCGCTCGGCAGGGTGTGTGGGCAGGCCTCTAACGAGCTCGTGCATGGTTGGCGCTGGCACGTCGAGATCTTGATCGTCGATCATGGTCAGCGTGGTGAAGAACCGGACGCGTGCAGCGGTCCTTCGGAGTCAGCAGATCACCGGACTGAGTGCAGAGGTGATCGCCGAACTCGTAGCGGAGGTCGGCCCGTTGTGGCATGAGAGGCACCAGGCGACCCTCGCCTCGCGTCCCCGCCAACGGGCCGTCGGCGCCGGTGCCAAGCACAAGCTCGTTTTCGTCGACCGGCTCCTGGCCACGTTGGTTCACCTCCGTCATGGCGCCACCCACGACGTACTGGCCTGCTGGTTCGACGTAGATCGCTCCACCATCACACGTGCGATCGGTGAAATACGGCCACTGCTGGCCCAGCGGGGCTGCACCATCGCTCCCGGCCTGCGGCTTCGCACGCTCACCGAGGTGGTCGCCCACCTCGGCGAGAACGAGCAGACCGGGATCATCGACGGCACCGAGATTCGCGTCCGCCGCCCGGCTGCCGGGCGCAAGGACCGGGACAAGTACATCTCAGGGAAGAACAAGCAGAACGCCGTCAAGTCCATGGTCTTCACCGACGCTGCCGGCCGCCTTCTGTACTGCAGCCCTGCTGAGCCCGCGAGCTGCGCGGACATCACGCATGCCCGCAAGTTAGGGCTGGTCAGGCTCCTGGCCGACGGCCCCGCGGTGGAGATCCTCGCGGACGCCGGCTACCAGGGCCTGGGTGCCCAGACCGGCGGACGTGTGGTGACCCCGCCACACCGCAAGTTCAAGAAGAACGCCCCGGACTGGTACGAGGAGATCCATGAACAGCGGCGCAAAGCCCACTCCTCACGCCGGATCCGCGTCGAGCACGGCATCGCCCATCTGAAGAACTGGCGAGCCCTCGCCCGCCACCACGGTCGTCGTGAGCAGATGAGTGACGTCATCCAAGCGGTCGCTGCACTGC
This genomic window contains:
- a CDS encoding DUF6193 family natural product biosynthesis protein, with product MTNTVEAAWHKILTAAGEPLRPEESPLAAPFAELVLVAHAEPLLRQLYPWTGMWELHFSRCTEIRHTWDIPYIGTLGDGRYYVEGPSRTSPRIAETDSAQAAVAMVIDRLPPRCGPAFIGNAEALAAYERARDGK
- a CDS encoding transposase — protein: MVKNRTRAAVLRSQQITGLSAEVIAELVAEVGPLWHERHQATLASRPRQRAVGAGAKHKLVFVDRLLATLVHLRHGATHDVLACWFDVDRSTITRAIGEIRPLLAQRGCTIAPGLRLRTLTEVVAHLGENEQTGIIDGTEIRVRRPAAGRKDRDKYISGKNKQNAVKSMVFTDAAGRLLYCSPAEPASCADITHARKLGLVRLLADGPAVEILADAGYQGLGAQTGGRVVTPPHRKFKKNAPDWYEEIHEQRRKAHSSRRIRVEHGIAHLKNWRALARHHGRREQMSDVIQAVAALLSHQQAATFAIDERV